One genomic segment of Gemmatimonadaceae bacterium includes these proteins:
- the sufC gene encoding Fe-S cluster assembly ATPase SufC: MSLLEIRGLTASVGDKPILRGIDLTLDAGQVHAVMGPNGSGKSTLAQVLAGNPAYEVTGGSITYQGLDLLEMQPEERAQAGIFLAFQYPVEIPGVSNAYFLRAAYNEIRKARGESEVDPLEFADLMEDRLKLVDMDPAMLGRSVNTGFSGGEKKRNEILQLAVLEPRLGILDETDSGLDIDALRTVADGVNKLRTRDRSFIVVTHYQRLLNYIIPDFVHVLSAGRIVKSGGKELALELEDKGYDWLSGGDQPPEVAA, encoded by the coding sequence ATGTCTCTATTGGAAATTCGTGGCCTCACGGCTTCCGTCGGCGACAAGCCGATTTTGCGCGGCATCGATCTCACTCTCGACGCCGGTCAGGTGCATGCAGTGATGGGGCCGAACGGCTCCGGCAAGAGCACGCTAGCGCAGGTGCTGGCGGGAAATCCGGCGTACGAAGTTACCGGAGGATCGATCACGTACCAGGGACTCGATCTGCTCGAGATGCAGCCCGAAGAGCGCGCGCAGGCTGGGATCTTTCTGGCCTTTCAGTATCCGGTTGAGATTCCTGGTGTATCGAACGCGTACTTCCTGCGCGCAGCCTACAACGAGATTCGTAAGGCGCGCGGCGAGAGCGAGGTCGATCCGCTGGAATTCGCCGATCTCATGGAGGATCGCCTCAAGCTCGTCGATATGGATCCCGCGATGCTCGGACGCTCGGTGAATACGGGCTTTTCCGGCGGTGAGAAGAAACGAAACGAGATTCTGCAACTCGCGGTGCTCGAGCCACGCCTCGGCATTCTCGACGAGACGGACTCGGGACTCGACATCGACGCGCTCCGAACCGTGGCGGATGGCGTCAACAAACTTCGCACACGGGATCGATCGTTCATTGTCGTCACCCACTATCAGCGTTTGCTCAACTACATTATTCCAGACTTTGTCCATGTGCTCTCAGCTGGACGGATTGTGAAGTCCGGTGGCAAGGAGCTCGCGCTGGAGCTCGAGGACAAGGGCTACGATTGGCTCTCGGGCGGCGACCAGCCGCCAGAGGTGGCAGCGTGA
- the sufB gene encoding Fe-S cluster assembly protein SufB gives MSSSIESLITKEYEAGFVSDVESDTLPPGLSEDVVRKISGKKAEPEWMLEWRLKAFRRWQSMPEPHWPNVKYAPIDYQSISYYSAPKKAKPLASLEEVDPEILKTYERLGIPLREQKMLSGVAVDAIFDSVSVGTTMKEELAKVGIVFMSLGEAIQKYPDLVRKYLGSVVPYSDNFFAALNSAVFSDGSFVYVPKGVRCPMELSTYFRINAADTGQFERTLIVADEGAYVSYLEGCTAPKRSTNQLHAAVVELVALPGATVKYSTVQNWYAGDKEGRGGIYNFVTKRGKAFANSKISWTQVETGSAITWKYPSVILQGDNSVGEFYSVAVVNNRQQADTGTKMIHIGKNTKSNIVSKGISAGEGNNSYRGRVQVLPKASGARNYTQCDSMLVGNRCGAHTFPYIEVANNTAIVEHEASTSKIGEDQIFYLKQRGLSAEQAVSMIVSGFCKEVFKELPMEFALEAQQLLGITLEGSVG, from the coding sequence ATGAGCTCTTCGATCGAATCACTCATCACGAAGGAATACGAAGCCGGCTTCGTCAGCGACGTCGAGTCGGATACGTTGCCGCCGGGTCTGAGCGAGGACGTGGTCCGGAAGATCTCCGGGAAAAAGGCCGAGCCGGAGTGGATGCTGGAGTGGCGGCTCAAAGCCTTTCGCCGATGGCAGTCGATGCCGGAGCCGCACTGGCCGAACGTCAAATACGCGCCGATCGACTATCAGTCGATCAGTTACTACTCGGCGCCAAAGAAGGCGAAGCCACTCGCGAGCCTCGAGGAGGTCGATCCGGAGATTCTCAAGACGTACGAGCGCCTCGGCATTCCTCTGCGCGAACAGAAAATGCTCTCCGGCGTGGCCGTCGATGCCATCTTCGATTCGGTGTCGGTGGGAACGACGATGAAGGAGGAGCTGGCGAAGGTCGGCATCGTCTTCATGTCGTTGGGCGAAGCCATTCAGAAGTATCCCGATCTCGTTCGCAAATACCTCGGCTCAGTCGTTCCGTATAGCGACAACTTCTTCGCCGCACTCAACAGCGCCGTTTTTTCGGACGGTTCGTTCGTGTACGTGCCGAAGGGCGTGCGCTGTCCGATGGAACTGTCGACGTATTTCCGCATCAATGCGGCCGACACCGGCCAGTTTGAGCGAACATTAATCGTCGCGGATGAAGGGGCATACGTCAGCTATTTGGAGGGCTGCACGGCGCCCAAGCGCAGCACGAATCAGCTGCATGCCGCCGTCGTGGAACTGGTCGCGTTGCCAGGAGCAACGGTGAAGTATTCCACCGTGCAAAACTGGTACGCCGGCGACAAGGAAGGCCGCGGCGGTATTTATAACTTTGTGACCAAGCGCGGCAAGGCGTTCGCGAACTCCAAGATCTCGTGGACGCAGGTCGAGACGGGATCGGCGATCACGTGGAAGTATCCGAGTGTGATCCTGCAGGGCGACAACTCGGTCGGCGAATTTTACAGTGTCGCGGTCGTGAACAACCGCCAGCAAGCCGATACCGGAACGAAAATGATCCACATCGGCAAGAACACGAAGTCGAACATCGTGTCGAAGGGCATCTCGGCGGGCGAAGGGAACAACTCGTACCGCGGGCGCGTGCAGGTACTGCCGAAGGCGAGTGGCGCGCGCAATTACACGCAATGTGATTCGATGCTCGTGGGGAATCGGTGCGGCGCACACACCTTCCCCTACATCGAGGTCGCGAATAACACCGCGATCGTCGAGCACGAGGCGTCGACCTCGAAGATCGGCGAAGATCAGATCTTCTATCTCAAGCAGCGTGGCCTCAGCGCCGAGCAGGCGGTGAGCATGATCGTGAGTGGCTTCTGCAAAGAAGTCTTCAAGGAGCTACCGATGGAGTTTGCGCTGGAAGCACAGCAGCTGTTGGGAATAACACTTGAAGGAAGTGTTGGCTGA
- a CDS encoding FHA domain-containing protein encodes MTWLEYNEALRELRPDSEVVVGTGAQATWRLRRADLMPRHFIVWTSDDGVKIRPFSSDTVVTVNGRQLPTGTSDLHDGDAIGAGSAEFRFWAATPGESRNVMKSPVSGHLIDLRRRSALSLHRISTGIGRDDSNVLVIDDEAAASFHAEVRREAGGHALRTSDSATARVNGRPVSGPVLLNEGDEIQIASLELRYTREPLPDGIEAATSASLTSEADTSAVGIRTARLRESPTTDLSSAITMRTPMRAVAFVSSVIAAVAIATLVLLHRGP; translated from the coding sequence ATGACGTGGCTCGAGTACAACGAAGCCTTGCGGGAGCTTCGACCAGATTCGGAAGTCGTCGTCGGCACGGGCGCACAGGCCACATGGCGGCTTCGTCGCGCGGACCTGATGCCGCGTCATTTCATCGTGTGGACCTCGGACGATGGAGTGAAGATCCGTCCATTTTCGAGCGACACAGTTGTCACCGTGAATGGACGTCAACTCCCGACGGGCACGTCGGATCTGCACGACGGTGACGCGATCGGCGCCGGCTCTGCGGAGTTTCGGTTCTGGGCAGCAACGCCCGGCGAGAGCCGGAACGTGATGAAGTCGCCGGTCTCGGGGCACCTCATCGATTTGCGGCGACGATCGGCGCTCTCGCTCCATCGCATCTCGACGGGCATCGGACGCGACGACTCCAACGTGCTCGTGATCGACGACGAAGCAGCGGCGAGCTTTCACGCGGAGGTCCGGCGAGAAGCGGGTGGACATGCACTCCGAACCTCGGATTCGGCAACGGCGAGGGTCAACGGTCGCCCCGTATCGGGGCCGGTGCTGCTCAACGAGGGAGACGAGATTCAGATCGCGAGCCTCGAGCTGCGCTACACGCGCGAGCCGCTTCCCGACGGTATCGAGGCCGCCACATCGGCGAGCCTAACGAGCGAGGCCGATACGAGTGCGGTCGGCATCCGGACGGCCAGGCTCCGCGAGTCGCCAACGACGGATCTCTCTTCCGCAATCACAATGCGGACGCCGATGCGAGCCGTCGCGTTCGTGAGCTCGGTGATTGCCGCGGTGGCGATCGCCACGCTCGTGTTATTGCATCGAGGGCCGTAG
- a CDS encoding protein kinase, with protein MADIREDLQRALGTSFTIERELGGGGMSIVFVATDNTLGRQVVIKVLPPELAASVSVDRFKREIMLSAALQHPHIVPVLSAGQADQLPYFLMPYVDGESVRGRMARGPLSVRETVSILKDVARALSYAHGRGVIHRDIKPDNILLSGGAAVVTDFGVAKAISASRERVTLGGRATNSGGWSSGTITSVGTSLGTPMYMAPEQAAADPNTDHRADLYALGVVGYEMLVGAPPFYGRSPQALLAAQLTEAPKSISSRRYDVPPALADLLMRMMEKDPAKRPRTAQEVARQLDDPSVMSGEFTSLRPPVSKWRNWQRRASFLGVVAVLLTAGLAAGTYFRTREARNASVAATAAATTISRSIAVMPLVNIGGDTSDVYFAEGMTAQITTALSKLRGLRVAARTAATSARDKYTTPDEIGKALNVTMLLEGTVQRERGRLRVTARLINITDGATLWSDMFERQATDLFKVQDDISNAIVAAVSPELGSTVALAGSSAARGTDDLQAYDLYLRGRFFFQKRGEDALRSALAYFEKAAGRDPAFAKAYTGMADVYAVLPLYANVRVDSLLPLGLRSIDKAIALDSTIPEAYASRANLLGVGWRWNEAERDYQHALALDPNYATAHQWYGEMLLLNGRLDEALVQLRRATELDPLSPVAFGSYGLALGIAKRDVQAQAAVKHALDLDSTLLVTRMMSGTVQLYGNRVQEAIRQLEPARQLDSTNAFVLGVLGYAYGKAGRIAQAREIAQRLEAAVPTQSSAAGAAARVYLGLGDTAQALTMLERAAAVHDMSFSTEVLAEPFFDPVRQSPRFAAVVARVGLDRRLLH; from the coding sequence GTGGCGGACATTCGCGAAGACCTGCAGCGGGCACTCGGCACGAGCTTCACGATCGAGCGTGAGCTCGGGGGTGGAGGCATGTCGATCGTCTTCGTCGCCACCGATAACACGCTTGGCAGACAGGTCGTCATCAAGGTGCTCCCGCCGGAGTTGGCAGCGAGCGTGTCCGTCGACCGGTTCAAGCGCGAGATCATGCTCTCCGCCGCGCTGCAACACCCGCACATCGTGCCCGTGCTCAGCGCCGGCCAGGCGGACCAGTTGCCGTACTTCCTCATGCCCTACGTGGACGGCGAGTCCGTGCGCGGGCGCATGGCGCGTGGCCCGCTGTCGGTGCGTGAGACGGTGAGCATTCTCAAGGACGTCGCGCGCGCTCTCTCATATGCGCACGGTCGCGGCGTTATCCATCGCGACATCAAGCCCGACAACATTCTGCTCTCCGGCGGCGCGGCGGTCGTCACTGACTTCGGCGTCGCAAAAGCCATCTCCGCCTCCCGCGAGCGCGTCACGCTCGGCGGACGTGCGACCAACAGCGGCGGCTGGAGCAGCGGCACGATCACATCCGTCGGGACCTCGCTCGGCACGCCGATGTACATGGCGCCAGAGCAGGCTGCAGCTGATCCGAACACGGATCATCGCGCCGATCTCTACGCGCTCGGTGTTGTCGGTTATGAAATGCTCGTCGGCGCGCCGCCGTTCTATGGCCGCTCGCCGCAGGCGCTCCTCGCGGCACAACTGACCGAGGCGCCCAAGTCGATCTCGAGTCGACGTTACGACGTGCCGCCCGCGCTCGCCGATCTCCTCATGCGCATGATGGAGAAGGATCCGGCCAAGCGGCCGCGAACCGCCCAGGAGGTCGCGCGACAGCTCGACGATCCATCCGTGATGAGCGGTGAATTCACCTCTCTCAGGCCGCCAGTTTCGAAGTGGCGAAACTGGCAGCGCCGCGCCTCGTTTCTCGGCGTCGTCGCGGTACTGCTCACCGCGGGCTTGGCCGCCGGCACGTATTTCCGAACTCGTGAGGCACGAAACGCCTCCGTGGCCGCGACTGCCGCGGCCACGACCATCTCGAGATCCATCGCCGTGATGCCGCTCGTCAACATCGGTGGCGACACGAGCGACGTGTATTTCGCCGAGGGCATGACGGCGCAGATCACGACCGCATTGTCCAAGTTGCGTGGCCTGCGTGTCGCCGCGCGCACCGCGGCGACGTCCGCGCGTGACAAATACACTACGCCTGACGAGATCGGGAAGGCGCTCAACGTCACGATGCTGCTCGAAGGCACCGTGCAGCGTGAGCGCGGACGCCTGCGCGTCACGGCACGACTCATCAACATCACCGATGGCGCGACGCTCTGGTCGGACATGTTCGAGCGTCAGGCAACGGATCTTTTCAAGGTTCAGGACGATATCTCGAACGCGATCGTCGCTGCCGTTTCACCGGAGCTCGGCTCCACGGTCGCCCTCGCCGGCTCGTCCGCGGCGCGCGGCACCGACGACCTGCAGGCATACGATCTCTACCTGCGTGGACGCTTCTTCTTCCAGAAGCGCGGCGAGGACGCGCTACGCAGTGCGCTCGCCTACTTCGAGAAGGCGGCCGGTCGCGATCCGGCGTTCGCGAAAGCGTATACTGGCATGGCCGACGTGTACGCCGTCTTGCCTCTGTACGCCAACGTGCGCGTCGATTCGTTGTTGCCACTCGGTTTACGCAGTATCGACAAGGCAATCGCGCTCGACAGCACCATTCCCGAGGCCTACGCATCGAGAGCCAACTTGCTCGGAGTCGGCTGGCGCTGGAACGAGGCAGAGCGCGATTATCAACACGCGCTCGCCCTCGACCCGAATTATGCAACTGCTCATCAGTGGTATGGCGAGATGCTGCTGCTGAACGGGCGCCTCGATGAAGCGCTCGTGCAGTTACGCCGAGCGACCGAGCTCGATCCGCTCTCACCCGTCGCGTTCGGCTCATATGGGCTCGCGCTCGGTATCGCCAAACGCGATGTGCAGGCCCAGGCCGCTGTGAAACACGCACTCGATCTCGACTCCACGTTGCTCGTCACGCGGATGATGTCCGGTACTGTCCAGCTATACGGCAATCGCGTACAGGAGGCGATCCGCCAGCTGGAGCCTGCACGTCAGCTCGATAGCACCAACGCTTTTGTACTCGGAGTCCTTGGCTATGCGTACGGGAAGGCTGGTCGCATCGCGCAAGCTCGTGAAATTGCGCAGCGCCTCGAAGCCGCCGTGCCCACGCAAAGCAGCGCTGCTGGTGCTGCGGCGCGCGTCTACCTCGGCCTTGGCGACACCGCGCAGGCGTTGACGATGCTCGAGCGGGCGGCGGCAGTGCACGACATGTCATTCAGCACCGAAGTTCTCGCCGAACCGTTCTTCGATCCAGTTCGCCAGTCGCCGCGTTTTGCGGCCGTGGTCGCTCGCGTCGGCCTCGACAGGCGACTGTTGCACTAA
- a CDS encoding M23 family metallopeptidase: MEKMAGRSRFLSRLKCGHWHRTVAALALLGACTRPRFPIVSSPAPAAAPARSDAPARGTSETVPLATVATLGSAEADVDYLRSRRLLLPVAGIRPEQLIDSFEEPRDGSRRHHAIDILAPRGTPVLAADDGRVLRVSWNNAGGNTVYATDSESRLVYYYAHLDHYHTGLVAGMTLTKGDTIGFVGTTGNAPKDIPHLHFQVMRMPHDNKYWNGEPIDPFSVLRAEGERP, from the coding sequence ATGGAAAAGATGGCTGGGCGTTCACGATTCCTCTCGCGGTTGAAGTGTGGCCACTGGCATCGCACGGTAGCAGCACTCGCGCTGCTCGGCGCATGTACGCGTCCGCGCTTTCCCATTGTCTCGTCACCGGCGCCTGCTGCAGCCCCGGCGCGCTCGGACGCACCGGCAAGAGGCACCTCGGAGACCGTACCGTTGGCCACCGTCGCGACGCTCGGTTCGGCCGAGGCCGACGTGGACTATCTCAGATCACGCCGGCTCCTCCTTCCGGTTGCGGGTATTCGTCCCGAACAGCTGATCGATTCATTCGAGGAACCACGCGACGGGTCGCGCCGGCACCACGCGATCGACATCCTCGCGCCACGCGGCACCCCAGTACTCGCCGCCGATGACGGGCGTGTGCTTCGTGTCAGCTGGAACAACGCCGGCGGCAACACCGTGTACGCGACCGACTCTGAGTCCCGACTCGTCTACTACTACGCCCACCTCGACCACTATCACACCGGGTTGGTGGCGGGGATGACCCTTACCAAGGGTGACACGATCGGCTTCGTCGGGACGACGGGCAACGCGCCCAAGGACATTCCGCATCTTCATTTTCAGGTGATGCGAATGCCACACGACAACAAATACTGGAATGGAGAGCCGATCGACCCATTCTCGGTTCTGCGCGCTGAAGGAGAACGGCCTTAA
- the yhbY gene encoding ribosome assembly RNA-binding protein YhbY, with amino-acid sequence MLSSKARAALRAEAHHLAVTIHVGHQGVTEAVRQSLEDALRTRELVKIQFSRNDDSDVRNVANDLARSTEADVVQVIGRTATLFRENPELKKNS; translated from the coding sequence ATGTTATCGTCGAAGGCCCGCGCCGCCCTGCGCGCGGAGGCGCATCATCTCGCCGTCACCATTCACGTCGGGCATCAGGGTGTCACCGAGGCAGTGCGTCAATCGCTCGAGGACGCGCTCCGCACGCGCGAGCTGGTCAAGATCCAGTTCTCGCGTAACGACGACTCCGACGTGAGGAACGTCGCGAATGACCTCGCCCGATCGACGGAGGCAGACGTCGTCCAAGTCATCGGCCGCACGGCGACGCTTTTTCGAGAAAATCCGGAGCTGAAGAAGAATTCCTAG
- a CDS encoding ferredoxin family protein: protein MPYVITEACIGVKDKACVDVCPVDCIYEGEQQLFIHPDECIDCGACEPECPVTAIFPEEDVPGNQKQFVQINRDVFKGENPPGRPTR from the coding sequence ATGCCCTACGTGATCACGGAAGCCTGCATCGGCGTCAAGGACAAGGCCTGCGTGGACGTCTGTCCCGTCGATTGCATTTATGAAGGCGAGCAGCAGCTGTTCATTCACCCCGACGAATGCATCGACTGCGGTGCGTGCGAACCGGAGTGTCCGGTGACCGCGATTTTTCCCGAGGAGGACGTTCCGGGCAATCAGAAGCAGTTCGTCCAGATCAACCGGGACGTGTTCAAAGGCGAGAATCCTCCCGGCCGCCCTACGCGCTAG
- a CDS encoding isoprenylcysteine carboxylmethyltransferase family protein: MSLPNAEPISAAEQTRSARIGAMLFRNRSWLPVVFIGVPLLVPATMSAALWIIGGIVIVAGEWIRLAGVAAAGTVTRRRSRTVQRLVTYGIFAWVRNPLYVGNFLIWMGFTIISGVLWFLPIAIVIFAIEYSLIVRYEEGVLESIFGAEYLEFKEATPRWIPRPPKATFGGPHDWAEGWRSEVSTFLQYAALVALFVVKQLWEISMSS; this comes from the coding sequence ATGTCTTTACCGAATGCCGAACCGATTTCCGCCGCCGAGCAGACGCGCAGCGCGCGCATCGGCGCGATGCTTTTTCGCAATCGCAGCTGGCTCCCCGTTGTCTTCATCGGCGTGCCGCTGCTCGTGCCCGCCACCATGTCGGCGGCCCTCTGGATCATCGGCGGGATTGTCATCGTCGCCGGTGAATGGATTCGTCTGGCCGGCGTCGCGGCCGCGGGCACGGTAACGCGCCGCCGTTCGCGCACGGTGCAGCGCCTGGTGACGTACGGAATCTTCGCCTGGGTGAGAAATCCGCTCTACGTCGGCAACTTCCTCATCTGGATGGGGTTCACGATCATCTCCGGCGTGCTGTGGTTTTTGCCGATTGCGATCGTGATTTTCGCGATTGAGTACTCGCTCATCGTGCGATACGAGGAGGGCGTGCTCGAATCGATTTTTGGAGCGGAGTATCTCGAGTTCAAGGAGGCTACGCCACGCTGGATTCCGCGTCCACCGAAAGCCACGTTCGGCGGGCCGCACGACTGGGCGGAAGGGTGGCGGAGCGAGGTGAGCACCTTCTTACAATACGCGGCGCTCGTGGCGCTCTTCGTCGTGAAGCAGTTGTGGGAGATCAGTATGTCATCCTGA
- a CDS encoding alpha/beta fold hydrolase, which translates to MIAHIGSATIGYDDIGDGTPVVFLHAFPLNRTMWAPQTSALAGNWRCLTIDFRGFGESEPVAPCTLDRYADDVAELLDTVGISTAIVVGLSMGGYVAFSLWRRHASRVHALVLADTRAGADTPETRARRQELIALARSAGAPAVADRQLVGLLGRTTRERRPDIESAMRVIAASASVDGLVGALEAMLGRPDSNPTLTTLTIPTLIVVGEEDVLTPPKEARAMHVAIAGSRLEILANAGHLSSVERPAAFTAVLSEFLHRVEQAD; encoded by the coding sequence ATGATCGCGCACATCGGGAGCGCGACGATCGGGTACGACGATATTGGTGATGGAACGCCCGTGGTGTTCCTGCATGCCTTTCCGCTGAATCGCACGATGTGGGCTCCCCAGACGAGCGCCCTTGCTGGAAATTGGCGCTGTCTCACCATCGACTTCCGCGGCTTCGGCGAATCTGAGCCCGTAGCGCCATGCACGCTCGATCGTTATGCAGACGACGTTGCCGAATTGCTCGACACTGTCGGCATTAGCACGGCCATCGTCGTTGGGCTCTCGATGGGCGGCTACGTCGCATTCTCCCTCTGGCGCAGGCATGCCAGCCGCGTGCACGCGCTCGTGCTCGCCGACACACGCGCCGGAGCGGACACGCCGGAGACGCGCGCTCGACGGCAAGAACTGATCGCACTCGCGCGGAGCGCGGGCGCGCCAGCCGTCGCCGACCGTCAGCTGGTCGGCCTGCTCGGGAGGACGACGCGCGAGCGAAGACCTGACATCGAGAGCGCGATGAGAGTGATTGCCGCGAGCGCGTCGGTAGACGGCCTCGTCGGAGCGCTCGAAGCCATGCTTGGTCGGCCCGATTCGAACCCAACACTAACGACGCTGACCATTCCGACATTGATCGTCGTCGGCGAGGAAGATGTGCTCACGCCGCCCAAAGAAGCACGGGCGATGCACGTGGCAATTGCCGGAAGCCGACTGGAGATTCTCGCCAACGCGGGTCACCTGAGCAGTGTGGAGCGCCCCGCCGCCTTCACCGCAGTGCTGAGTGAGTTTCTGCATCGCGTCGAACAAGCGGACTAG
- a CDS encoding thioesterase family protein, whose product MSTLPEVRFHIYPTDCDMLGHLNHATMLNFLERARWALLEPQIDIKHWAKQPVFSVVRHVDIDYLAQSLPGEDLRIQSGLLAVRNTSYIVRQEAQKVGSDLLVARANIVFVTIGHDGRPVRVPDDWRKLLPLWPDAE is encoded by the coding sequence ATGTCGACACTGCCGGAAGTCCGCTTTCACATCTACCCGACCGACTGCGACATGCTCGGGCACCTCAATCATGCGACGATGCTCAACTTTCTCGAGCGCGCGCGATGGGCGCTCCTCGAGCCGCAGATCGACATTAAGCACTGGGCGAAACAGCCGGTATTTTCGGTCGTGCGTCATGTGGACATCGATTATCTCGCGCAGTCTCTACCTGGCGAGGATCTGCGTATCCAATCCGGTCTCCTCGCGGTTCGGAACACGAGCTACATCGTGCGCCAGGAAGCACAGAAGGTCGGATCCGATCTCCTCGTCGCGCGTGCGAACATCGTCTTCGTGACGATCGGCCATGACGGTCGGCCCGTCCGCGTGCCTGACGACTGGCGGAAGCTGCTCCCGCTATGGCCTGACGCCGAATGA
- a CDS encoding pyridoxal-phosphate dependent enzyme: MPRVRLGRFPTPVQRMEALAPNLWFKREDLAAEPLGGNKVRALEFLLGGVQPGDVVATVGAEGSTHVLATAVYSRLLGARSRVFRWPQEMNDAARRVAERIAFDADESPVSHSVIAAYARATIARLCGARWIAAGGSAPIGILGQVNAALELADQLDAGTMPRPDRLVLPLGTGGTMAGLALGFAIAQLKIEVVGVRVVPPLVANRAHVRRLIARTSHLIQRAAHEPVPMPGDRAIRIVHDFYGGAYGRVTAAGDEIARRCAESSGITIDPTYGAKALAAAVALARHAGGTTLFWLSFDAWWMRRDHAEGTPDVVALG, encoded by the coding sequence GTGCCACGCGTTCGCCTCGGCCGCTTTCCGACGCCAGTCCAGCGCATGGAGGCGCTCGCACCCAACCTGTGGTTCAAGCGTGAGGATCTCGCGGCCGAACCGTTAGGCGGCAACAAGGTACGTGCGCTCGAGTTTCTTCTCGGTGGCGTGCAGCCGGGGGACGTGGTGGCGACCGTCGGCGCCGAGGGATCGACGCATGTGCTCGCGACGGCCGTCTATTCCCGACTGCTCGGTGCGCGGTCGCGCGTATTTCGCTGGCCGCAGGAGATGAACGACGCGGCGCGACGTGTCGCAGAGCGTATCGCTTTCGATGCAGACGAAAGCCCAGTCAGCCACAGTGTGATCGCCGCTTACGCACGCGCGACGATCGCGCGACTCTGCGGCGCGCGCTGGATCGCCGCCGGCGGTAGCGCGCCGATAGGCATACTCGGTCAAGTCAACGCGGCACTCGAGCTGGCGGATCAACTGGACGCTGGCACGATGCCCCGCCCGGATCGTCTCGTGCTCCCGCTGGGCACGGGAGGGACAATGGCCGGTCTCGCGCTCGGTTTCGCGATTGCGCAACTGAAGATCGAAGTCGTCGGCGTACGCGTTGTGCCGCCGCTGGTCGCGAATCGCGCTCATGTGCGGCGTCTCATCGCACGCACGTCACATCTGATCCAGCGGGCGGCGCACGAACCCGTGCCGATGCCGGGCGATCGAGCGATTCGTATCGTCCACGATTTCTACGGCGGTGCGTACGGACGCGTGACGGCAGCCGGCGACGAGATCGCGCGACGATGCGCCGAGAGCAGCGGAATCACCATCGACCCGACATATGGGGCAAAGGCACTGGCGGCCGCCGTCGCGCTCGCCCGGCACGCCGGTGGTACGACTCTCTTCTGGTTGTCCTTCGATGCTTGGTGGATGCGCCGGGACCACGCCGAGGGAACGCCGGACGTCGTTGCACTCGGGTAG